The DNA region AATACTTGGTGATATGAAGGAGATAAGCTACTATGATATAAACACGATAATAATAGGCAGGCATGGAATTTATATAGAATCCGGCATTTACTCCGGAATACTGCTGCCGCAGGTTGCAGTTGAGTACAACATGACGCCAATAGAGTTTTTAAGACAGACCTGCATAAAGGCCGGTATTGAGCCTGAATGCTACAGAAGACCTGATACAAGGATTTACATCTATGAGGGGAAAATAATAAGGGAATGATTATAATTGAAAACATAATACAAGTATTATGATAATTGATGAGAATGATGAATACCTAATTATAAGGATGGATAACGGACTGAACACACTGGATGTTGATGCAATAAAGGAGATAACAGATAATATATCAAAAAGGAAGCCGACGATTATAACAGGTAATGATAAGGCATTCTCTGCAGGTGCAAATGTAAAAAAGTTCCTTGGCCTGTCAAAGAGCGATGCATATAATATAAGCAGGCAGGCACATGAAATGCTTTTAAAGATAACCGGGAACAACATGCCTGTTATTGCTGCAATAAAGGGCTACGCCCTTGGTGGTGGCTTTGAGCTTGCGCTGGCATGCGATCTCAGGTTTGCAGATCTGGATGCAAAATTCGGCTTCCCCGAGATAAAACTTGGCATAATACCTGGCTGGGGCGGAACCCAGAGATTAAAACCATTAATAGGCGAGACCAGGGCAATGGAGATGATATTGACAGGAAAAATAATAGATTCAAATCAGGCATTTTCACTTGGAATATTAAATTATATCGGCGGCGATTACATGAACAGGGCCATTGACATGGCCTCAAGCATATACAATAAATCACATG from Picrophilus oshimae DSM 9789 includes:
- a CDS encoding enoyl-CoA hydratase/isomerase family protein, which produces MIIDENDEYLIIRMDNGLNTLDVDAIKEITDNISKRKPTIITGNDKAFSAGANVKKFLGLSKSDAYNISRQAHEMLLKITGNNMPVIAAIKGYALGGGFELALACDLRFADLDAKFGFPEIKLGIIPGWGGTQRLKPLIGETRAMEMILTGKIIDSNQAFSLGILNYIGGDYMNRAIDMASSIYNKSHEAVSAIKYLLRQGSLDLEMERFAGLFDEYNSKEGINAFLEKREPKFNLND